The nucleotide sequence CTCGACGATCTCGCGCACCAGTCCGATCACCGCGGGTTCCTGCACCACCTCGAAGTCGTCGAGGAACAGCACGAAGGGCGCGTCGTGCGCGGCCAGCGCGGCCACCGCGTCGAAGGGCGTGTGGGCGCGCGGCTCCTCCACGCCGAGGCGCTGCACGGCCTCGCCGAGGCCGGCGAGGAAGCGCGAGACGTCGTTGTCGGCGCGGTCCAGCGTGATCCAGGCGGTGGCGGTGCCGCGCGCCTCGATGCGCTCGCGGCTTTGCGCCATCGCGGTGGTCTTGCCGAAGCCCGCGGGCGCGCGCACCAGCACCAGCTTGACCGCGCTGGCCGCGATGCGTTCGGAGATCGCGTCGCGCAGCACCTGCGTGGCGGCGAAGGCCGGCGGGCTGAGCTTGGTCTCGAGGATGCGGGCGGAAGGAGCGGACGACATCGCGAACGGCGGAGTGGGGCGCGGGCCGTGCGGTCGCCGCGGGGGAAAGCGGATACCGTCGGTTCCGACGATGCCCGCGTCGATTCTGCTTCCTAAACTGGCCGGCGCCAAACCATCCAGCAAGGACCTCCGAAGATGCAACTCGATTCCCGCATTGCCGCCGTCGTCACCGGCGGCGCCTCCGGCCTCGGCGCGGCCACCGCGCGGCGCCTGGCCGGGCATGGCGTGAAGGTCGCGCTGTTCGATCTCAACGCGGCGCAGGGCGAGGCGCTCGCGGCCGAGATCGGCGGCGTGTTCTGCCAGGTCGATGTCACCTCCGAGACGCAGGTCGACGCGGCCTTCTTCCGGGCGCGCGCCGCGCACGGCCAGGAGCGCGTGCTCGTCAACTGCGCGGGCACCGGCAACGCGGTGAAGACCGCGAGCCGCGACAAGGCCACGGGCGAGATCAAGCACTTTCCGCTCGCCAACTTCGACCGCATCATCCAGATCAACCTGGTGGGCACCTTCCGCTGCATCGCCAAGTCGGCCGCCGGCATGCTCGCGCTCGACATGCTCGAGGACGGCGAGCGCGGCGCCATCGTCAACACCGCCTCGGTGGCCGCGCAGGACGGCCAGATGGGGCAGGCCGCCTACACCGCCTCGAAGGCCGGCATCGTCGGCATGACCCTGCCGATCGCGCGCGACCTCATGAGCGAGGGCATCCGCGTCAACACCATCCTGCCGGGCATCTTCGACACGCCGCTGCTGCAGGGCGCGCCCGACAACGTGAAGGCCGCGCTGGCGGCCTCGGTGCCGTTCCCGAAGCGGCTGGGCAACCCGGCCGAGTACGCGGCGCTGGCCGAGCTGATGATCACCAACGGCTACTTCAACGGCGAGAGCGTGCGGCTCGACGGCGCGATCCGCATGGCGCCGCGCTGAGGCCGCGCGGCTTCACGCTTCCTCGGCCGGCTCCTCGGCCCCGCCCTGGCGGTCGTCCACCTTCTGCATGTTGTCGAGGATCTTCAGCAGGTAGTGCAGGGTGTGGGTCACGTCGTTGACCGAGAAGCCCTCGAGCACCTGCTCGTAGTAGGCGTAGATCTTCGGCTGCGCCTCGACCACCCACACATGCTGTCCCGACTCGCTCATCGTCACCAGGCGTGAGCGCCGGTCGCGCCCGTCGGGCGCGGTCTTCACATGGCCGTCGCGCTCCATGCGGCTCAGCAGGCCCGAGAGGTTCTGCCGGCTCACCTTCAGGTAGCGCGCCAGGTCGCCCACGCTCATCCCCCCCTTCGCCTCGTCGCGCGACAACGCGCCGAGCACCGCCCATTGCTGCGT is from Variovorax paradoxus and encodes:
- a CDS encoding SDR family NAD(P)-dependent oxidoreductase → MQLDSRIAAVVTGGASGLGAATARRLAGHGVKVALFDLNAAQGEALAAEIGGVFCQVDVTSETQVDAAFFRARAAHGQERVLVNCAGTGNAVKTASRDKATGEIKHFPLANFDRIIQINLVGTFRCIAKSAAGMLALDMLEDGERGAIVNTASVAAQDGQMGQAAYTASKAGIVGMTLPIARDLMSEGIRVNTILPGIFDTPLLQGAPDNVKAALAASVPFPKRLGNPAEYAALAELMITNGYFNGESVRLDGAIRMAPR
- a CDS encoding MarR family transcriptional regulator; amino-acid sequence: MVSPNENDASARMALANRVFFRLYQCANMLHKTGTRAVENEGLTTQQWAVLGALSRDEAKGGMSVGDLARYLKVSRQNLSGLLSRMERDGHVKTAPDGRDRRSRLVTMSESGQHVWVVEAQPKIYAYYEQVLEGFSVNDVTHTLHYLLKILDNMQKVDDRQGGAEEPAEEA